The following coding sequences are from one Candidatus Kapaibacterium sp. window:
- a CDS encoding DUF1800 domain-containing protein has protein sequence MKRRNFLSLKLEIQKKYSDSLMSLDEYAAPLDKAAASHLLRRVTFGPTKQLIDEFTGLSVSEAVERILGDGTEALPDGYEDLGWLDTAEENPRDGLPIQIRGAIEGRHATRHGELKSWWLEQMRIEEAPFFEKLTLFWSTVWCIEFAYDTLELIPPPLLYRNNQMLRRNRIGNYRDMAFDNTLNGAMLLYQSVNFSTKDSPNENYPRELLELFTMGIGNYSEGDIREMARVLTGFRVAAHAFTPKPNGQFESYFMPDLHDIGAKTIFGETIPARDTSQNSEDLVKEEEVRRMINILIEQRPLPIAKFICTKIYNYFVYSSPGDTNEQIINELANTFIQNDFELKPVFAKLFKSKHFYDENIIGCQIKTPPEFIVGLERQLRTAYKIGTQPMASTACDDIEQELYNPPNVGSWKGYRSWISTKTYPLRRKYAIDILDMTNHAQLISLIKEFNYSDIDLFLNDILSYFLPKTIESDRVVFFKDKLLNGISAQNWTNEVNNSSPAVTAGMRAFMSEIILSPDFHLI, from the coding sequence ATGAAAAGACGTAATTTTTTGAGCTTAAAATTGGAAATTCAGAAGAAATATTCTGATTCGCTGATGTCTTTAGATGAATATGCTGCACCCTTGGACAAAGCCGCCGCATCACATCTATTGCGACGAGTTACATTCGGACCCACAAAACAGTTGATTGATGAATTTACAGGGTTGAGCGTGAGCGAAGCAGTCGAACGCATTTTGGGAGATGGCACTGAAGCACTTCCCGACGGATATGAAGATTTAGGTTGGCTTGATACCGCTGAGGAAAACCCGAGAGACGGACTTCCGATTCAAATTCGGGGTGCAATTGAGGGTCGCCATGCCACGAGACACGGTGAACTGAAGTCTTGGTGGTTGGAACAAATGCGAATCGAGGAAGCACCTTTTTTCGAGAAGTTAACTCTTTTTTGGTCAACCGTTTGGTGTATCGAATTCGCATATGACACTCTGGAACTGATTCCGCCGCCATTGCTATATCGAAATAATCAGATGTTGCGACGCAATAGAATTGGAAATTATCGCGATATGGCGTTCGATAATACCTTGAATGGTGCTATGCTGCTATATCAAAGCGTAAATTTTAGCACAAAGGATTCGCCAAATGAAAATTATCCTCGCGAATTATTAGAGTTATTTACTATGGGAATCGGTAATTATTCCGAAGGCGATATTCGTGAAATGGCAAGGGTTTTGACCGGATTCAGAGTCGCTGCACATGCCTTCACGCCGAAACCAAACGGTCAATTTGAATCATATTTTATGCCCGATTTGCATGACATTGGTGCCAAAACGATTTTTGGGGAAACAATTCCGGCGAGGGATACTTCGCAAAATTCTGAAGACTTAGTAAAGGAAGAAGAAGTCAGGCGTATGATTAATATTTTAATTGAACAGCGCCCATTGCCAATTGCAAAATTTATTTGCACAAAAATATATAATTATTTTGTTTATAGTAGTCCCGGCGATACTAATGAACAAATTATTAATGAATTAGCAAATACATTTATACAAAATGATTTTGAATTAAAACCCGTATTTGCTAAATTATTTAAAAGCAAACATTTTTATGATGAAAATATAATCGGGTGCCAAATTAAAACTCCACCCGAATTCATTGTGGGGCTTGAAAGACAATTAAGGACAGCATATAAAATCGGAACTCAGCCAATGGCAAGTACTGCTTGTGATGATATTGAGCAGGAATTATATAATCCGCCGAATGTTGGCAGTTGGAAAGGTTATCGCAGCTGGATAAGCACTAAAACTTACCCACTGAGAAGAAAATATGCAATTGATATATTGGATATGACAAATCACGCACAACTAATATCGCTAATTAAAGAATTTAATTATTCAGATATAGATTTATTTTTAAATGATATTTTGTCATATTTTTTGCCAAAGACGATTGAAAGCGACAGAGTGGTTTTTTTCAAGGATAAATTATTAAACGGAATATCTGCACAAAATTGGACGAATGAAGTAAATAATTCATCACCTGCGGTAACAGCAGGTATGAGAGCTTTTATGAGCGAAATAATTCTTTCACCTGATTTTCATCTAATTTAA